In Penicillium psychrofluorescens genome assembly, chromosome: 5, a single window of DNA contains:
- a CDS encoding uncharacterized protein (ID:PFLUO_007733-T1.cds;~source:funannotate): protein MSSNQQPPLPFIYQFAAGAVAGVSEILVMYPLDVVKTRVQLQSGVPIPGQDHYTGMLDCFRKIVKNEGFSRLYRGISAPILMEAPKRATKFAANDSWGTFYRGLFGVEKQTQGLATLTGATAGATEAFVVVPFELVKIRLQDKASAGKYNGMLDVVKKIVQTEGPLAMYNGLESTLWRHILWNAGYFGCIFQVRAQLPPPEPGNKSQQTRNDLIAGTVGGIAGTMLNTPMDVVKSRIQNTTKVAGQVPKYNWAWPALGVVMKEEGFGALYKGFIPKVLRLGPGGGILLVVFTGVMDFFRKMRAE, encoded by the exons ATGTCGTCCAACCAGCAGCCACCCCTGCCCTTCATCTACCAATTCGCCGCCGGTGCGGTGGCTGGTGTGTCGGAG ATTCTGGTCAT GTACCCACTGGATGTGGTCAAGACAAGAGT TCAGCTCCAGTCCGGCGTTCCGATTCCGGGCCAGGACCACTACACCGGCATGCTCGACTGCTTCCGCAAGATTGTGAAGAACGAGGG ATTCTCCCGTCTATACCGTGGTATCTCGGCGCCCATTCTGATGGAAGCGCCCAAGCGTGCGACCAAGTTCGCCGCTAATGACAGCTGGGGCACCTTCTACCGCGGCCTGTTTGGCGTGGAGAAGCAGACGCAGGGTCTGGCCACGCTGACCGGCGCGACCGCTGGAGCAACGGAGGCTTTCGTGGTGGTGCCGTTCGAGCTGGTGAAGATTCGCCTGCAGGACAAGGCATCGGCGGGCAAGTACAACGGCATGCTTGATGTGGTCAAGAAGATCGTGCAGACCGAGGGCCCTCTGGCCATGTACAACGGCCTCGAGTCGACGCTGTGGCGCCACATCCTGTGGAACGCGGGTTACTTCGGCTGTATCTTCCAGGTCCGCGCGCAGCTGCCCCCGCCTGAGCCCGGCAACAAGAGCCAGCAGACCCGCAACGATCTGATTGCCGGTACCGTTGGTGGTATTGCTGGTACGATGCTCAACACCCCGATGGACGTCGTCAAGTCCCGCATTCAGAACACAACCAAGGTCGCCGGCCAGGTGCCCAAGTATAACTGGGCGTGGCCCGCTCTCGGCGTAGTcatgaaggaggagggctTCGGCGCCCTGTACAAGGGCTTCATCCCCAAGGTCCTGCGTCTTGGCCCCGGTGGTGGTATCCTGCTCGTCGTCTTCACGGGCGTCATGGATTTCTTCCGCAAAATGCGCGCCGAGTAA
- a CDS encoding uncharacterized protein (ID:PFLUO_007734-T1.cds;~source:funannotate) has product MQPTTRLNSSGSLDQFKPVLVTPVIGNEFTKDSCNIVDDILHASNADERIRDLAIMIAERGVVFFRAQDNLTNDLQKELIIRMGQLTGRPSDHGLHIHPVTNDAREFGDPDPAISTIDSEGRKKLYKNTNYTKMAAVWHNDISFEPAPADFSSLRLTRLPETGGDTLWASGYEIYDRISKPYQKFLETLSAVYDGEGFRRMAESGKFAMYTKERGSPKNVGSDLFAVHPVVRTNPITGWKSIFSVGSFPSVINGLNRKESASMLQWFHDLITYGHDLQVRLKWNQPNDIAIWDNRSVFHTATGDHDGFGTRSGNRAVGVGEVPYFDPESKSRREDLGIMDDLAPCHQ; this is encoded by the exons ATGCAGCCGACTACTCGCCTTAATTCATCGGGATCTCTGGATCAGTTTAAACCAGTTCTTGTTACTCCTGTTATCGGCAACGAGTTCACCAAAGACTCGTGCAACATTGTGGATGATATCCTGCACGCTTCAAATGCGGATGAGCGCATCCGCGACCTGGCAATCATGA TCGCCGAACGAGGCGTCGTTTTCTTCCGCGCCCAGGACAATCTCACCAACGACCTCCAAAAagagctcatcatccgcatgGGTCAGCTCACCGGCCGTCCTTCCGACCACGGGCTACACATTCACCCAGTGACAAACGACGCGCGCGAGTTCGGAGACCCAGATCCCGCAATCAGCACAATTGACTCCGAGGGTCGTAAGAAACTCTATAAGAACACAAACTACACTAAGATGGCCGCTGTGTGGCACAACGATATTTCGTTTGAGCCCGCTCCTGCGGACTTCTCTTCTTTGCGTCTGACCAGGCTCCCTGAGACCGGTGGCGACACTCTTTGGGCTTCTGGATATGAGATCTATGACCGCATCAGCAAGCCCTATCAGAAATTCCTGGAGACTCTTAGTGCTGTCTATGATGGGGAGGGGTTCCGACGTATGGCCGAGTCCGGCAAGTTTGCGATGTATACTAAGGAGAGAGGCTCGCCGAAAAATGTCGGGTCAGACCTTTTTGCTGTGCATCCG GTCGTGAGGACGAATCCGATTACAGGCTGGAAGTCGATTTTTTCCGTTG GCTCATTTCCTTCTGTAATTAATGGCCTGAACCGCAAAGAGAGTGCAAGTATGTTGCAGTGGTTCCACGACCTGATCACCTATGGTCATGATCTCCAAGTCCGTCTCAAGTGGAACCAGCCCAATGACATTG CAATTTGGGACAACAGAAGTGTTTTCCACACTGCAACGGGTGACCACGACGGCTTCGGCACACGCAGTGGCAACCGCGCTGTTGGGGTTGGAGAGGTACCTTATTTTGATCCCGAAAGCAAGTCCCGTCGTGAAGACTTGGGAATTATGGATGACCTTGCTCCTTGCCATCAGTAA
- a CDS encoding uncharacterized protein (ID:PFLUO_007735-T1.cds;~source:funannotate), with translation MDPEVRIRKRIPKSCKRCHRRKQRCVGVPTCTNCESANQPCSRAETAPSWHHGMSKGALVHRIETLEAQIAAVLNQTPESTTAQSSGARETTVSHHPTAQKGQLGGVVRFLTFGHETDGETAYLGPSSGLSIAENLGQIVHSTVGAKLLPVNSSDQKSEPWWESTERENVAPPDDAVGSQILDAYFNNMHLRLPFLDRTEILDLHAKRHQPPGSTPQGQFEKFKLFMVYAIGATISQMTETYNSTAPKVYLVTALQFDPAHRESLSIASIEAMMLLVLYNLRSTSNSSVWYMIGLAMRICVDFGFHREARYRNLKPHEAEMRRRLFWSVYLTERYTAWALGRPFSIAEEEIDTVPPHNLDDSINNDDMIIQILSNNASIHVQSHKPTIGRFIASIQLHRIVSQIHTRIYRVDKPVSQVLPEVAPLMASLQDYKQSLPSLDLEEKDFVHMHWNNSLRILIQPFLNILQPQDKLIDTCLSASGQMCQFFKRLQQRDSSGFSFLLVNSVFMAGLTMW, from the coding sequence ATGGATCCCGAAGTCCGAATACGCAAGCGCATCCCGAAATCCTGCAAGCGCTGCCATCGGCGCAAACAGCGCTGCGTCGGGGTTCCGACATGTACGAACTGTGAATCCGCAAATCAACCATGCTCACGAGCCGAGACCGCTCCGTCATGGCACCATGGCATGTCCAAAGGTGCCCTGGTTCATAGGATTGAGACCCTTGAGGCTCAAATTGCCGCCGTTCTGAATCAAACACCAGAATCAACGACCGCTCAATCCTCGGGCGCAAGGGAAACCACAGTGTCTCACCATCCAACTGCGCAAAAAGGTCAACTAGGTGGAGTAGTTCGCTTTTTGACCTTTGGTCATGAAACAGATGGAGAGACAGCCTATCTCGGTCCATCGTCGGGTCTCTCCATTGCAGAGAATCTCGGTCAAATAGTTCACAGCACGGTCGGAGCAAAACTATTGCCCGTCAACTCCAGCGACCAAAAATCAGAGCCATGGTGGGAGAGCACAGAGCGAGAGAACGTTGCACCTCCTGATGACGCCGTGGGCTCACAGATTCTCGACGCATACTTCAATAACATGCATTTACGTCTTCCTTTCTTGGACCGCACAGAGATCCTGGATTTACATGCGAAGAGACATCAACCGCCTGGCTCAACACCTCAAGGTCAATTTGAGAAGTTTAAGCTTTTCATGGTCTATGCAATTGGGGCAACTATCTCTCAGATGACTGAGACGTACAACTCAACAGCCCCCAAAGTTTACCTGGTCACAGCCCTACAATTCGATCCAGCTCATAGAGAGTCACTCTCGATTGCAAGCATCGAAGCAATGATGCTTTTGGTCTTATATAATCTTCGATCAACCTCCAATTCCAGTGTGTGGTACATGATTGGCTTAGCTATGAGAATTTGTGTCGATTTTGGATTCCATCGTGAAGCCCGCTACCGCAATCTGAAGCCACATGAGGCAGAGATGAGACGCCGTCTCTTTTGGAGTGTATATTTGACTGAAAGATACACTGCTTGGGCACTCGGTCGACCATTTAGTattgcagaagaagagatcgACACCGTGCCTCCGCATAACCTGGATGATTCAATCAACAATGATGACATGATAATACAGATACTCAGCAACAATGCGAGCATACATGTTCAGTCACATAAACCTACTATTGGGAGGTTTATTGCTTCGATCCAACTGCATCGCATTGTCTCCCAAATTCATACCCGTATATACCGCGTCGACAAACCCGTTTCGCAAGTCTTGCCAGAAGTTGCTCCTTTGATGGCCTCGTTGCAGGATTACAAGCAATCTTTACCTTCTCTCGACCTCGAAGAGAAGGACTTTGTGCACATGCACTGGAATAACTCTCTCCGAATACTCATTCAACCATTTCTGAATATTCTGCAACCACAAGATAAGCTCATTGACACTTGTCTCTCAGCCTCGGGTCAAATGTGTCAATTCTTCAAGAGACTCCAACAGAGAGACTCTTCGGGGTTTTCCTTTCTCCTTGTCAACTCCGTGTTCATGGCCGGTCTTACCATGTGGTGA
- a CDS encoding uncharacterized protein (ID:PFLUO_007736-T1.cds;~source:funannotate) produces the protein MVGRIITGIGNGIITSTIPVWHAELAQAKTRGKFITTELSTNVGGVAVAYWVDYGFGFVDSGMQWRFPIALQIVFALSTIALITFLPETPRWLLSHDRTEEAMEVLMRLYEHEGVETAERERLEIATAIAQERLSQERMGNKGTMLGVGSMIMQQLTGINLIT, from the exons ATG GTTGGAAGAATTATTACGGGTATTGGGAATGGGATTATAACGTCCACGATTCCAGTGTGGCATGCGGAACTTGCCCAGGCGAAGACCAGGGGGAAGTTCATCACGACAGAGCTTTCAACTAACGTG GGCGGTG TGGCAGTAGCATACTGGGTCGACTATGGATTCGGCTTTGTGGACAGTGGTATGCAGTGGCGATTCCCAATTGCTCTTCAGATTGTCTTCGCTTTGTCGACTATTGCCCTGATAACCTTTCTCCCCGAGACACCTCGGTGGCTTCTCTCCCACGATCGAAccgaggaggccatggaAGTTCTCATGCGTTTATACGAGCACGAAGGTGTTGAGACAGCtgaaagagagagactgGAGATCGCCACTGCCATCGCCCAGGAGAGGCTATCTCAGGAGCGAATGGGAAATAAAGG AACAATGCTAGGCGTGGGCTCCATGATTATGCAGCAGCTGACCGGGATTAATCTGATCACGTAG
- a CDS encoding uncharacterized protein (ID:PFLUO_007737-T1.cds;~source:funannotate), with protein sequence MAAATPDIPAGWLGNLSASQEEKLRQFWRILMQSWDPSIPAISRESNGNTTGRRRFFSLSRHTEPTEEELSAIPENLLKTLKSLDANATEIKAVGSLLSKLPGDDLRAAYLTILKQDHPDALCLRFLRAEKWNVPKAWIKFVRALNWRVNEYKVDTEVLLKGEEHNLAKSRQAESSAEKKDGEGFMLQLQTGKGHYYGADKWNRPICIIRVRLHNPNEQTQKGLNDYIIQCCETARLLMVPPADAMSIVFDLTSFSLSNWDFPPVKFIIDCFQENYPESLGAMIFYNAPWIFSGFWKIIHGILDPVVASKVHFISGAKNLEQLLPKEHIIKELGGQEDWEYEYIEPEPQENDKLKDTDTRNEILARRNKLGRELFGLTAESISTPEAEGLKDRRDEVIQKLSENYWELDPFVRSRTVLDRTGVIKPGGKIEFYPEEAQTQTQTQTQTEVEAEKPSVMTDHVEETQSTAVAA encoded by the exons ATGGCAGCGGCTACCCCAGACATCCCAGCTGGCTGGCTCGGAAACCTCAGCGCTTCGCAAGAGGAAAAGCTACGACAGTTTTGGAGGATCTTGATGCAATCATGGGACCCAAGCATCCCTGCGATAAGCCGTGAATCAAACGGGAATACGACGGGGCGTCGACGGTTTTTCTCCCTGAGTCGACACACCGAACCTACCGAGGAGGAACTCTCTGCAATCCCTGAAAACCTGCTGAAGACGCTAAAAAGCCTGGATGCAAATGCAACCGAGATTAAAGCTGTGGGGTCGCTTCTGTCCAAGCTGCCGGGCGACGATCTCCGAGCTGCCTACCTGACAATCCTCAAACAAGACCATCCCGACGCGCTGTGCCTCCGATTCCTACGCGCAGAAAAGTGGAATGTTCCCAAAGCGTGGATCAAATTTGTCCGGGCTTTGAATTGGCGGGTTAACGAATACAAGGTGGACACTGAGGTATTGCTCAAGGGCGAAGAGCATAACCTGGCGAAGTCACGACAAGCAGAGAGCTCGGCCGAGAAAAAGGATGGCGAGGGCTTTATGCTGCAACTCCAGACTGGCAAGGGCCATTACTATGGTGCCGACAAATGGAACCGTCCCATTTGTATTATTCGAGTGCGCTTGCATAACCCGAATGAGCAGACACAAAAGGGGTTGAACGACTACATCATCCAGTGCTGTGAGACGGCTCGGTTGCTTATGGTTCCTCCAGCAGACGCAATG TCCATTGTTTTCGATCTCACTTCATTCAGTCTTTCGAATTGG GACTTCCCCCCTGTCAAGTTCATCATCGACTGCTTCCAAGAGAATTATCCCGAGTCCCTCGGTGCGATGATTTTCTACAACGCGCCGTGGATCTTCTCCG GCTTCTGGAAAATTATTCACGGCATTCTCGACCCAGTCGTTGCATCCAAAGTGCATTTCATCAGCGGCGCGAAGAATCTCGAGCAACTTCTCCCCAAGGAGCACATTATCAAGGAACTTGGTGGTCAAGAGGATTGGGAATATGAATACATTGAACCTGAGCCACAGGAAAATGACAAACTGAAGGATACCGACACGCGAAATGAAATACTTGCACGAAGAAACAAACTTGGACGTGAACTTTTCGGCCTCACCGCAGAGTCGATCTCAACACCTGAGGCTGAAGGGTTGAAGGATCGCCGAGATGAGGTGATCCAGAAGTTGAGTGAGAATTATTGGGAGCTTGACCCTTTTGTACGCTCTCGTACTGTCCTGGATCGAACCGGCGTTATCAAACCTGGGGGAAAGATTGAATTTTACCCTGAAGAAGCTcagacccagacccagacccagacccagaccgAGGTTGAGGCTGAAAAACCGAGTGTTATGACAGATCATGTGGAGGAGACACAGTCGACGGCAGTGGCTGCTTGA
- a CDS encoding uncharacterized protein (ID:PFLUO_007738-T1.cds;~source:funannotate): MRLTSILSFVAGLAPLASAVYYVESDALSVCMESSKFTATYFKVMFYPGNHSLELNFKGYSAVHDFILAELTLTAYGYQALQKTIDLCSFMSQHVDLCPMRVGVIKPPVIHIPVPESTVQGIPTIAYTVPDLDASVQVVLYNKETKEKIACVQANLSNGKTVYQEAVGWVTAVISGLGLAASAITSGLGHSNTATHVAANVLSLFGFMQGQAMIGMISVHMPPIVESWTQNFQWSIGIIHVGFLETICTWYQRSTSGTPASLLSELSTTSVEVLKRRKRGLFDTTIEPTVKSLSEPVVKFLKRATTYFVKRESPGTQKLVVVRGIGRVGFRANIEKTNIFLTGLIFLFVFVLLVMIIVISFKGICELLARHGKMQSGKFRDFRNSWKVVLRGILFRLCLIGFPPMCVLCMWEFTQRDSPAEVVLAAVTFLSLFIVLIWASQKVIRLARRSIILHKNPAYILYSDPTYVNKWGFLYVQYRATAYYFIVLVLAYILAKGMFIGLSQSAPIVQSVALVILEAAMLIGVSILRPWMDKKTNVFNIIIAAVNFLNAIFILVFSDVFNPPGMATGIMGVIFFVYNAVFALVLLILVLIAAGYALFSKNPDTRFQPTWDDRGSFIKPQTNRNAELDALGESARNRSKGDYQQHNPFEDDRASISSANDAGVHPDYARQPPMSPVDPSMPLFSSSYDRSQGSLTSPQAYDGPVGASAMSTSYNSQNNSTSWQRGAGYNH; the protein is encoded by the coding sequence ATGCGGTTGACATCAATTCTCTCCTTCGTCGCCGGCCTGGCGCCGCTGGCGTCAGCGGTCTACTACGTCGAGTCCGACGCGCTTAGCGTCTGTATGGAGAGCAGCAAATTCACGGCAACCTACTTCAAAGTCATGTTCTATCCCGGAAATCACAGCTTGGAGTTGAATTTCAAGGGGTACTCCGCAGTCCACGATTTCATCCTGGCCGAACTCACGCTTACTGCCTATGGCTACCAGGCGCTGCAGAAGACTATCGACCTCTGCAGCTTCATGAGCCAGCATGTGGATTTGTGCCCGATGCGCGTTGGTGTAATCAAGCCGCCTGTCATTCATATCCCCGTCCCGGAGTCAACAGTCCAAGGCATTCCTACTATCGCATACACCGTTCCTGATCTCGATGCGTCCGTTCAGGTCGTCCTTTACAATAAAGAGaccaaggagaagattgcGTGTGTGCAGGCTAATCTCTCCAACGGCAAAACTGTCTACCAGGAAGCAGTCGGTTGGGTTACTGCTGTCATTTCTGGTCTAGGCTTAGCAGCGTCTGCCATTACGTCCGGGCTAGGACATTCCAACACTGCGACTCACGTTGCAGCTAATGTCCTCTCCCTTTTCGGGTTCATGCAAGGGCAGGCAATGATAGGCATGATTTCAGTCCATATGCCTCCAATTGTGGAATCATGGACTCAGAACTTCCAATGGAGCATAGGAATCATACATGTGGGCTTCCTCGAAACGATTTGCACCTGGTATCAACGATCAACTAGTGGAACCCCTGCAAGTCTACTATCAGAGCTTTCGACCACATCAGTTGAAGTTCTTAAACGCCGCAAGCGTGGCCTCTTTGACACGACAATAGAGCCCACGGTGAAGTCATTATCGGAGCCTGTGGTGAAGTTCCTAAAGAGAGCTACGACCTATTTCGTCAAGAGGGAATCACCAGGCACCCAAAAACTTGTGGTCGTACGGGGTATTGGCCGTGTTGGATTCAGGGCAAACATCGAAAAGACCAATATCTTCCTAACTGGTCTTATCTTCCttttcgtcttcgtcctACTCGTTATGATCATCGTTATTTCCTTCAAGGGGATCTGCGAGCTACTCGCAAGACACGGCAAAATGCAAAGTGGCAAATTCCGAGACTTTAGGAATAGCTGGAAGGTGGTCCTTCGTGGTATCCTATTCCGACTATGTCTAATTGGCTTCCCCCCAATGTGCGTTCTTTGCATGTGGGAGTTTACTCAGCGAGACTCGCCCGCTGAGGTTGTCCTAGCGGCGGTAACGTTTCTATCCTTGTTTATCGTGCTTATTTGGGCATCCCAGAAGGTGATTCGATTGGCGAGACGCTCAATAATCCTTCACAAGAACCCGGCCTACATCCTATACTCCGACCCTACCTACGTGAATAAGTGGGGCTTCCTCTACGTGCAATACCGTGCGACAGCATACTATTTTATTGTGCTAGTCCTCGCTTATATTCTCGCTAAGGGAATGTTTATTGGTCTTAGCCAATCTGCCCCTATCGTACAATCTGTGGCTCTTGTCATTCTTGAAGCAGCGATGCTAATCGGTGTCTCCATCCTACGCCCATGGATGGACAAGAAAACCAACGTCTTCAACATCATAATTGCTGCAGTCAACTTCCTCAACGCGATTTTCATTCTAGTCTTCTCAGATGTATTCAACCCGCCAGGTATGGCGACTGGTATCATGggtgtcatcttcttcgtgtACAACGCAGTTTTCGCCCTAGTTCTCCTAATCCTTGTTCTAATTGCGGCTGGCTATGCTCTATTCTCGAAGAACCCAGACACGCGTTTTCAGCCGACGTGGGATGACCGCGGATCCTTCATCAAGCCGCAGACCAATCGAAACGCCGAGTTGGATGCCCTGGGTGAGAGTGCTCGTAACAGGTCGAAGGGAGATTACCAGCAGCACAACCCGTTTGAGGATGATCGCGCCTCTATATCTAGTGCAAACGACGCCGGCGTCCATCCCGACTATGCTCGTCAGCCTCCCATGTCGCCTGTCGACCCATCTATGCCGCTCTTCTCTTCTAGCTACGACCGGTCCCAGGGTTCTCTGACCTCGCCCCAAGCTTACGATGGCCCTGTGGGCGCGTCAGCGATGTCGACAAGCTACAATTCGCAAAACAACTCCACCTCCTGGCAACGAGGAGCCGGCTACAACCACTAG
- a CDS encoding uncharacterized protein (ID:PFLUO_007739-T1.cds;~source:funannotate): MEIEAGLDTTNRPDEWKIEQGMEGHKLPILDQTGSETLHLYPPRPAKLMQDEEAIRSVGNRTKLFARERQGWKGYVEWENYPEKKEKAHKILTSQTFPPCPDFNFGPIPGTNPVLPGDDFKAWHAALGGELTSVADDSWRTVLREKHSDMLHLLQFPYNGEPPKRLVTSKVITPNPLHFVRNHGGIPIIEKDKWDLTLDGLVQHPQRYTLNDLMDASKFPRMEKTVTIQCSGTRRIEQIALYGGQGDEVPQAPWAEGAIGTARYVGISLKKVIKDCGGLISPAKHLELYGVDTYVKDLEVCNYVVSVPWSKVKANEVMLAWEMNGEPLPKIHGYPLRVLVFGYIGARSVKWLYRIKAIKNPSLAPVQSREYLYFNQQVGKYNQRPTDGIQIQEMPVSSAIMSPWTKQAIVHVGKIRCKGWAYSGGGRWPERVELSADGGFTWYEVPPGNLSKKGKWAWRTWEYDLPCEVEGWIEIVCRCWDNSLNTQPLNIRAAWNWGLHVTSSAHRIKIYSVNKKREITRKRLDKFEQLGIPLAPLTHYDAVSGQTQEEYEEYWNTHDPRDVDD, from the exons ATGGAAATCGAAGCTGGCTTGGATACAACCAACCGCCCCGATGAGTGGAAGATAGAACAGGGGATGGAAGGCCATAAGCTGCCTATCCTTGATCAAACTGGAAGTGAGACTCTTCACTTGTATCCACCGCGGCCTGCGAAGTTGAtgcaggacgaggaggctATTCGCTCGGTCGGCAATCGTACCAAGCTATTTGCGCGAGAGCGGCAAGGATGGAAAGG ATATGTGGAGTGGGAAAACTATCCcgagaaaaaggagaaggcaCACAAAATTCTCACATCTCAGACCTTCCCACCTTGCCCCGATTTCAATTTCGGTCCAATACCAGGAACCAACCCTGTTCTTCCCGGTGATGACTTCAAAGCATGGCACGCTGCGCTTGGCGGGGAGCTCACCTCTGTTGCGGATGACTCCTGGCGCACAGTTCTTCGTGAGAAGCATTCAGACATGCTGCACCTTCTGCAATTCCCTTACAATGGAGAGCCCCCCAAGCGACTAGTTACCTCTAAAGTGATCACGCCAAATCCGCTCCATTTTGTGCGGAATCATGGAGGCATCCCTATCATAGAAAAGGACAAATGGGACTTGACCTTGGATGGGCTGGTACAGCATCCGCAGCGTTACACATTGAACGATCTCATGGATGCGAGCAAGTTTCCCCGGATGGAGAAGACTGTCACTATCCAGTGCTCAGGAACTCGCCGAATTGAGCAGATTGCACTGTATGGTGGACAGGGTGATGAGGTTCCGCAAGCACCGTGGGCTGAAGGTGCTATCGGCACAGCGCGCTATGTGGGTATCAGCTtgaagaaggtcatcaagGATTGCGGCGGCCTCATCAGCCCAGCCAAGCATCTCGAGCTCTATGGTGTCGATACCTATGTCAAGGATCTTGAGGTCTGCAATTACGTGGTCAGCGTACCATGGTCTAAAGTCAAAGCTAATGAGGTCATGCTCGCGTGGGAAATGAATGGCGAGCCTCTACCCAAGATCCATGGATATCCTTTACGAGTCCTCGTTTTCGGATATATTGGAGCTCGGAGCGTCAAATGGCTCTACCGCATCAAGGCGATCAAGAATCCGTCCCTTGCCCCAGTCCAGAGCAGAGAATATCTCTATTTCAACCAGCAAGTGGGCAAGTACAACCAGCGCCCGACAGACGGCATTCAAATCCAAGAGATGCCGGTGAGCTCCGCTATCATGTCTCCATGGACCAAGCAAGCCATTGTGCATGTAGGGAAGATCCGATGCAAGGGCTGGGCTTACTCCGGTGGAGGCCGATGGCCCGAAAGAGTTGAGTTATCTGCAGACGGAGGTTTCACTTGGTACGAGGTGCCGCCTGGAAATTTGTCCAAAAAGGGCAAGTGGGCGTGGCGTACGTGGGAGTATGATCTTCCTTGTGAGGTTGAGGGTTGGATTGAAATTGTTTGTCGATGCTGGGACAACTCTCTCAATACGCAACCTCTAAATATTCGCGCGGCATGGAACTGGGGCCTTCACGTTACATCCTCCGCCCATCGAATCAAGATTTACAGCGTCAATAAGAAGAGGGAAATTACAAGAAAGCGTCTTGATAAGTTCGAGCAGCTTGGAATTCCTTTGGCTCCGCTTACTCACTACGATGCGGTGTCTGGTCAAACCCAGGAGGAGTACGAAGAGTACTGGAACACGCATGACCCGCGCGATGTTGATGATTGA
- a CDS encoding uncharacterized protein (ID:PFLUO_007740-T1.cds;~source:funannotate), whose translation MFWDFHVGNPEGIHELLHLFSDRGTPQSVRFLNSYSGHTYKFTKEDGSFKYIKIHIKTQQGIKNFTREEATKIAGENPDYMIQDMFEAIERGDYPKWNVYVQVMDPSEAVNFRWNIFDMTKVWPHKDFPLRQIGQMTLNRNPGNYFADIEQAAFSPSTMVPGFAGSADPVLQARLFAYPEAARYRLGVNYQMLPTNAAKVQVYCPFERDGKMRFDSNYGGDPNYVNSSLQPTKFYPEMKGISPKSISLHTEHEKWVGEVITYTSHITDDDFVQPAALWEVIGRDSGHQDRTIGNIAASLKGVESAKLRNDVYALFSRVDQDLGKRLQKATEAAIKS comes from the exons ATG TTCTGGGA TTTCCATGTGGGTAATCCAGAAGGAATCCATGAACTCCTGCATCTTTTTAGTGATCGTGGAACTCCCCAATCCGTGCGATTCTTGAACTCCTACAGTGGACACACATATAAATTCACAAAAGAG GACGGCTCCTTTAAATACATCAAGATTCACATTAAAACGCAACAAGGGATCAAAAATTTCACCCGAGAGGAGGCCACTAAAATTGCAGGCGAGAATCCAGACTACATGATTCAGGATATGTTTGAGGCTATTGAAAGAGGAGACTACCCTAAGTGGAACGTTTACGTCCAGGTCATGGACCCATCTGAGGCAGTCAACTTTAGATGGAACATCTTCGACATGACCAAAGTCTGGCCGCATAAAGACTTCCCACTTAGACAGATCGGCCAGATGACGCTGAACCGCAAT CCTGGCAACTATTTTGCGGACATTGAGCAGGCGGCTTTCTCACCATCGACCATGGTCCCAGGGTTTGCAGGATCGGCTGATCCAG TCCTTCAAGCACGACTATTTGCCTACCCTGAGGCAGCTCGATATCGTTTGGGTGTTAATTACCAGATGCTGCCCACGAATGCCGCTAAGGTACAGGTTTACTGTCCTTTCGAAAGAGATGGCAAGATGCGATTCGATTCTAATTATGGTGGTGATCCGAACTATGTCAACTCCTCTTTGCAACCAACCAAGTTCTACCCTGAGATGAAAGGAATAAGCCCAAAGTCAATCAGCCTTCACACAGAGCATGAGAAGTGGGTTGGGGAAGTCATAACTTACACAAGCCACATCACAGATGACGATTTTGTTCAGCCTGCGGCTTTATGGGAAGTCATCGGTCGAGATTCTGGACACCAAGATCGAACCATTGGCAATATCGCTGCTTCTCTCAAAGGGGTTGAGTCTGCTAAGTTGCGGAATGATGTGTATG CACTGTTTTCCCGTGTCGACCAGGACCTCGGAAAGAGACTGCAAAAGGCCACAGAGGCAGCAATCAAGAGTTAA
- a CDS encoding uncharacterized protein (ID:PFLUO_007741-T1.cds;~source:funannotate), with protein sequence MDQNFVTEPHGTRLLERKVLKHMDVLHEESIESTPKTYEDYLKKDEEELEEYYKNDKELEAKGKRADN encoded by the exons ATGGACCAGAATTTCGTCACGGAACCACACGGCACGCGGTTGCTTGAACGAAAGGTACTTAAGCACATGGATGTGTTACA TGAGGAAAGCATCGAGTCGACACCCAAGACCTATGAGGACTATCTgaagaaggatgaagaagagcttgaAGAGTACTACAAGAATGATAAAGAGCTGGAAGCTAAAGGGAAACGTGCGGACAATTAA